The proteins below come from a single Miscanthus floridulus cultivar M001 chromosome 1, ASM1932011v1, whole genome shotgun sequence genomic window:
- the LOC136552064 gene encoding BEL1-like homeodomain protein 7, translated as MATFFSTSTNQRDLAGGGGDMSFHHYTYSDSPAGGLMPFPATIVSEGHVAHGHGGDDGRDEPAAFVNVNARDGPTSGAEMGLQTQLLMANASSAVQHQGLSLSLGTQGVPVSLYQYRQAQAGMAAAASLLSPNQASTTASRNAQSIYIQNSRYLKAARELLDEVVNVRDAIKRKGDKNQHGKDSGGEGKDAETSDDKADEHEGNSSAAELTPSERQDLQNKVSALMALLDQVDRKYRHYHHQMQIVMSSFDAVAGAGAARPYTALALQTISRHFRSLRDAVGAQVQSLRRSLGEKDTSAQGGGLSRLRYIDQQLRQQRAMQQFGMMQQPQHAWRPQRGLPESAVSVLRAWLFEHFLHPYPKDSEKLMLARQTGLSRGQVSNWFINARVRLWKPMIEEMYKEELGEEMDSHSSSENAAGNKGKADEAISSEDHEEFQSPSSAANPKHGAAAGHHLSAFKSEAIGGMDAAGVGLSSLDGAIGSYATSLNLGAVGNGSGGLQEAFAHHHGSGDARFVQAYGDMAGLGGYDGGSVSLTLGLQHFNDAGAVPAEQQGLLYGNAGDFEFINGSAEDRQRFGSSQLLHDFVA; from the exons ATGGCCACATTCTTCTCCACTTCCACGAATCAGAGGGACCTCGCCGGAGGCGGCGGCGACATGTCGTTCCACCACTACACGTACTCGGATTCACCAGCCGGCGGCCTCATGCCTTTCCCCGCCACCATCGTGTCGGAAGGCCACGTTGcgcatggccatggcggtgacGACGGCAGGGACGAGCCGGCCGCGTTCGTGAACGTGAACGCGAGGGACGGGCCGACGAGCGGCGCCGAGATGGGCCTGCAGACGCAGCTGCTCATGGCGAACGCTTCGTCGGCGGTGCAGCACCAGGGGCTGTCGCTTAGTCTTGGCACGCAGGGAGTCCCGGTGTCTCTTTACCAGTACCGGCAGGCGCAGGCaggcatggccgccgccgcctccttgcTGAGCCCGAACCAGGCGTCGACGACGGCGAGCAGGAACGCGCAGAGTATCTACATCCAGAACTCCAGGTACCTCAAGGCCGCGAGGGAGCTGCTGGACGAGGTGGTCAATGTCCGGGACGCGATCAAGCGGAAGGGGGACAAGAACCAGCATGGCAAGGATTCCGGCGGCGAGGGCAAGGACGCCGAGACGAGCGACGACAAGGCCGACGAGCACGAGGGGAACTCCTCCGCGGCGGAGCTGACGCCGTCGGAGAGGCAAGACCTCCAGAACAAAGTGTCGGCACTGATGGCGCTGCTGGATcag GTGGACCGCAAGTACAGGCACTACCACCACCAGATGCAGATCGTGATGTCGTCCTTCGACGCGgtggccggcgccggcgcggcgaGGCCGTACACGGCGCTGGCGCTGCAGACCATCTCCCGGCACTTCCGGTCGCTGCGTGACGCCGTCGGCGCGCAGGTGCAGTCGCTGCGGCGGAGCCTGGGCGAGAAAGACACCTCGGCGCAGGGCGGCGGGCTGTCCCGGCTGCGCTACATCGACCAGCAGCTGCGGCAGCAGCGCGCCATGCAGCAGTTCGGCATGATGCAGCAGCCGCAGCACGCCTGGCGCCCGCAGCGCGGCCTCCCGGAGTCCGCCGTCTCCGTGCTCCGCGCCTGGCTCTTCGAGCATTTCCTCCACCC GTACCCGAAAGATTCCGAGAAGCTGATGCTCGCTAGGCAGACAGGCTTGTCTAGGGGTCAG GTGTCCAACTGGTTCATCAACGCGCGCGTTCGTCTGTGGAAGCCGATGATCGAAGAGATGTACAAGGAGGAATTAGGGGAGGAGATGGACTCGCACTCGTCGTCGGAGAACGCGGCGGGCAACAAGGGCAAGGCGGACGAGGCGATATCCTCGGAGGACCACGAGGAGTTCCAGAGCCCGTCGAGCGCCGCAAACCCAAAGCACGGCGCCGCAGCAGGCCACCACCTCAGCGCGTTCAAGTCGGAGGCGATCGGTGGCATGGACGCTGCCGGCGTCGGCCTATCCAGCCTCGACGGCGCCATCGGCTCGTACGCTACCAGCCTCAACCTCGGCGCTGTCGGCAACGGCAGCGGCGGCCTGCAGGAGGCCTTCGCGCACCACCACGGCAGCGGCGACGCGAGGTTCGTGCAGGCGTACGGCGACATGGCCGGCCTCGGCGGCTACGACGGCGGCAGCGTGTCGCTGACGCTGGGCCTGCAGCACTTCAACGACGCCGGCGCAGTGCCCGCCGAGCAGCAGGGCCTCCTGTACGGCAACGCCGGCGACTTCGAGTTCATCAACGGCTCCGCCGAGGACAGGCAGCGCTTCGGCTCGTCGCAGCTGCTGCACGATTTTGTCGCGTGA
- the LOC136506758 gene encoding protein CHROMATIN REMODELING 35-like isoform X3, translated as MGRMGSAGQKRHTSSPGIQSQSNIFLNNKRLRLQFLQQVNELKAGSVTKDLKAITAKRRELFGIIERLRQVPIEQLYSSPLPKASDSRLDNFGKIGSSYSPDNVIDLDADEDNVEYHTQVNAGNTEAGSTAAVDSVDKDRVKSFGDENSSSNQNGNYIQQNPLLEHPVGHQEIIRPDNCNSSTEPQALVKQVNDGMDNDDVSAEAKKIVLFDSHSTSEQQPLMKRARGNINTNTENGLKEKGKIGRTIAKHVGSYEVSCEILQNEPQSNEGNHHDNGSPVDELDDLWMGMSVALACSEQTNQVNLSIVPFESNSEETEDACNHDFLLKDDLGMVCRICGLIQQRIDKIFEHSWKKRNQAYRTYPIKQRNSSDPDATMNALGTILSVAPDTLSMHPQHSEQMKPHQVEGFNFLIKNLADEDNPGGCILAHAPGSGKTFLLISFVHSFLARYPAGRPLIMLPKGILGTWKSEFLRWQVENIPLYDFYSSKASSRPEQLKVLKLWEESKSILLLGYQQFAHIISDNSSDRETIMCKEKLLRVPSLVILDEGHTSRNDQTDLLNALETIRTPRKVVLSGTLFQNHVGEVFNILNLVRPRFLKMQRSRAIMKSILTKVDMSGMAMRSKTISEKVFYELIEENLQKDSKTMMVMIIQNLRKLTENILHYYQGEILKELPGLVDFTVLLNMSSKQEDIIKGLAGLKRFEAHAKCNAVSLHPCLKDVKIVDKKNRNISKRMMDSIVCGIDISDGVKAKFIHNLLSLSEAAGEKVLVFSQYVRSLHFLETLFIKMKGWKPGVNTFLMDGSSTQEQREQAIGRFNNSPEAKVFFGSIKACGEGISLVGASRIVILDVHENPAVMRQAIGRVFRPGQSRVVYCYRLVASGSSEEEDHHTAFKKERVSKLWFEWDELSSNEDFELAKVDVSDCKDMFLESPALQEDIKSLFKR; from the exons ATGGGAAGGATGGGTTCTGCTGGCCAGAAAAGGCACACTAGCTCACCAGGGATCCAGTCCCAGTCAAACATCTTCCTTAATAATAAACGTCTTCGTCTTCAGTTTCTTCAGCAAGTCAATGAGTTGAAGGCTGGGAGTGTCACCAAAGATCTCAAGGCAATCACTGCCAAACGGCGTGAACTTTTTGGCATCATAGAAAGGCTACGACAAGTACCTATCGAACAGCTTTATTCCAGCCCACTGCCGAAAGCATCAGATTCAAGACTAGATAACTTTGGAAAAATTGGGAGCAGTTATAGTCCAGATAATGTTATTGACTTGGATGCAGACGAAGACAATGTTGAATATCACACCCAAGTTAATGCAGGCAACACTGAGGCTGGTTCAACAGCAGCAGTTGATTCAGTCGACAAGGACAGGGTTAAATCCTTTGGTGATGAGAATTCATCTTCTAATCAAAATGGTAATTACATCCAACAGAACCCGCTGCTTGAGCACCCTGTCGGACATCAGGAAATCATCAGGCCGGACAATTGCAATAGCAGTACTGAACCACAGGCTTTAGTTAAGCAAGTGAACGACGGCATGGACAATGACGATGTTTCTGCTGAG GCCAAAAAGATTGTTCTATTTGACAGCCACAGTACTTCTGAGCAGCAGCCATTGATGAAGCGAGCACGTGGAAACATAAACACTAATACTGAG AATGGTcttaaagagaaaggaaagattgGAAGAACCATAGCGAAACATGTTGGTTCTTACGAAGTATCTTGTGAAATTCTACAAAATGAACCACAGAGCAACGAGGGTAATCACCATGATAATGGTAGCCCGGTTGATGAGCTGGATGATCTGTGGATGGGCATGTCAGTTGCACTTGCATGTTCAGAG CAGACCAATCAAGTTAATCTGAGTATAGTTCCATTTGAGAGTAACTCTGAGGAAACAGAGGATGCATGTAACCATGACTTCCTGTTGAAAGATGATTTGGGCATGGTGTGCCGTATTTGTGGTCTGATCCAGCAGCGCATCGATAAAATTTTTGAGCATTCATGGAAAAAG CGCAATCAAGCGTACAGAACGTACCCAATAAAACAAAGAAACTCTAGTGATCCAGATGCAACTATGAATGCTCTAGGAACTATTTTAAGTGTTGCCCCTGATACTCTGTCAATGCACCCTCAACATTCAGAACAGATGAAACCTCACCAAGTGGAGGGTTTCAATTTCTTGATTAAGAATCTGGCAGATGAGGACAACCCAGGAGGGTGTATTCTAGCACATGCGCCTGGTTCTGGAAAGACATTTCTGCTGATTAGTTTTGTCCACAGCTTTCTGGCCAGGTACCCTGCTGGGAGACCATTGATTATGCTTCCAAAGGGTATACTGGGAACATGGAAAAGTGAATTTCTCCGTTGGCAAGTTGAGAACATTCCTTTGTATGATTTTTACTCCTCCAAAGCTAGTAGCCGACCTGAGCAGCTGAAAGTTTTGAAATTGTGGGAAGAAAGCAAAAGCATATTGCTGCTTGGCTATCAACAATTTGCACATATAATTTCTGACAACTCTTCTGATAGAGAAACCATAATGTGCAAAGAGAAGCTGCTGAGAGTCCCAAGCCTTGTAATTCTAGATGAAGGCCACACCTCGAGAAACGACCAAACAGACCTGCTCAATGCACTTGAAACTATTCGAACTCCTCGAAAAGTGGTGCTCTCAGGGACCCTGTTTCAGAACCACGTAGGTGAGGTTTTCAATATTTTGAATCTTGTGCGACCCAGATTCTTGAAGATGCAGAGATCACGTGCAATCATGAAGAGTATACTGACTAAGGTGGACATGTCAGGGATGGCTATGCGATCGAAAACCATATCAGAAAAGGTTTTCTATGAATTGATTGAGGAGAATCTTCAGAAGGATTCCAAAACTATGATGGTGATGATTATCCAGAATCTACGCAAGCTAACTGAAAATATTCTCCACTACTACCAAGGTGAGATCTTGAAGGAGCTACCTGGACTTGTGGATTTCACAGTTTTGCTAAATATGAGTAGCAAACAGGAAGATATCATCAAGGGTTTGGCAGGACTGAAAAGATTTGAAGCACATGCAAAATGCAATGCTGTTTCACTTCATCCATGCTTAAAGGATGTCAAGATTGTTGACAAGAAAAATAGAAACATCAGCAAAAGGATGATGGATTCAATTGTATGTGGAATTGATATCAGTGATGGGGTGAAGGCAAAGTTCATACACAATCTGTTGTCACTTTCAGAAGCTGCAGGAGAGAAGGTACTTGTGTTCAGCCAGTATGTTCGCTCTCTTCATTTCTTGGAAACGTTGTTCATCAAAATGAAAGGATGGAAGCCAGGAGTTAACACTTTCCTGATGGATGGCAGTTCAACTCAAGAGCAGCGAGAGCAAGCAATTGGGAGGTTTAACAACTCACCTGAAGCTAAAGTCTTCTTTGGTTCCATCAAGGCTTGCGGGGAGGGGATCTCCCTCGTTGGTGCATCCCGCATTGTTATTTTGGATGTTCATGAGAATCCTGCTGTGATGCGCCAGGCAATCGGACGGGTATTCAGACCGGGGCAGTCCAGAGTTGTGTACTGTTACCGCCTCGTTGCTTCTGGCTCATCAGAGGAGGAGGATCACCACACCGCCTTCAAGAAAGAGCGAGTGTCAAAGCTGTGGTTCGAGTGGGATGAGCTCAGCAGCAACGAGGATTTTGAGCTGGCCAAGGTTGATGTTTCAGACTGCAAGGACATGTTTCTTGAAAGCCCTGCACTACAAGAAGACATCAAATCCCTATTTAAGAG GTGA
- the LOC136506758 gene encoding protein CHROMATIN REMODELING 35-like isoform X1: MRSKWMGRMGSAGQKRHTSSPGIQSQSNIFLNNKRLRLQFLQQVNELKAGSVTKDLKAITAKRRELFGIIERLRQVPIEQLYSSPLPKASDSRLDNFGKIGSSYSPDNVIDLDADEDNVEYHTQVNAGNTEAGSTAAVDSVDKDRVKSFGDENSSSNQNGNYIQQNPLLEHPVGHQEIIRPDNCNSSTEPQALVKQVNDGMDNDDVSAEAKKIVLFDSHSTSEQQPLMKRARGNINTNTENGLKEKGKIGRTIAKHVGSYEVSCEILQNEPQSNEGNHHDNGSPVDELDDLWMGMSVALACSEQTNQVNLSIVPFESNSEETEDACNHDFLLKDDLGMVCRICGLIQQRIDKIFEHSWKKRNQAYRTYPIKQRNSSDPDATMNALGTILSVAPDTLSMHPQHSEQMKPHQVEGFNFLIKNLADEDNPGGCILAHAPGSGKTFLLISFVHSFLARYPAGRPLIMLPKGILGTWKSEFLRWQVENIPLYDFYSSKASSRPEQLKVLKLWEESKSILLLGYQQFAHIISDNSSDRETIMCKEKLLRVPSLVILDEGHTSRNDQTDLLNALETIRTPRKVVLSGTLFQNHVGEVFNILNLVRPRFLKMQRSRAIMKSILTKVDMSGMAMRSKTISEKVFYELIEENLQKDSKTMMVMIIQNLRKLTENILHYYQGEILKELPGLVDFTVLLNMSSKQEDIIKGLAGLKRFEAHAKCNAVSLHPCLKDVKIVDKKNRNISKRMMDSIVCGIDISDGVKAKFIHNLLSLSEAAGEKVLVFSQYVRSLHFLETLFIKMKGWKPGVNTFLMDGSSTQEQREQAIGRFNNSPEAKVFFGSIKACGEGISLVGASRIVILDVHENPAVMRQAIGRVFRPGQSRVVYCYRLVASGSSEEEDHHTAFKKERVSKLWFEWDELSSNEDFELAKVDVSDCKDMFLESPALQEDIKSLFKR; the protein is encoded by the exons ATGCGATCAAAATG GATGGGAAGGATGGGTTCTGCTGGCCAGAAAAGGCACACTAGCTCACCAGGGATCCAGTCCCAGTCAAACATCTTCCTTAATAATAAACGTCTTCGTCTTCAGTTTCTTCAGCAAGTCAATGAGTTGAAGGCTGGGAGTGTCACCAAAGATCTCAAGGCAATCACTGCCAAACGGCGTGAACTTTTTGGCATCATAGAAAGGCTACGACAAGTACCTATCGAACAGCTTTATTCCAGCCCACTGCCGAAAGCATCAGATTCAAGACTAGATAACTTTGGAAAAATTGGGAGCAGTTATAGTCCAGATAATGTTATTGACTTGGATGCAGACGAAGACAATGTTGAATATCACACCCAAGTTAATGCAGGCAACACTGAGGCTGGTTCAACAGCAGCAGTTGATTCAGTCGACAAGGACAGGGTTAAATCCTTTGGTGATGAGAATTCATCTTCTAATCAAAATGGTAATTACATCCAACAGAACCCGCTGCTTGAGCACCCTGTCGGACATCAGGAAATCATCAGGCCGGACAATTGCAATAGCAGTACTGAACCACAGGCTTTAGTTAAGCAAGTGAACGACGGCATGGACAATGACGATGTTTCTGCTGAG GCCAAAAAGATTGTTCTATTTGACAGCCACAGTACTTCTGAGCAGCAGCCATTGATGAAGCGAGCACGTGGAAACATAAACACTAATACTGAG AATGGTcttaaagagaaaggaaagattgGAAGAACCATAGCGAAACATGTTGGTTCTTACGAAGTATCTTGTGAAATTCTACAAAATGAACCACAGAGCAACGAGGGTAATCACCATGATAATGGTAGCCCGGTTGATGAGCTGGATGATCTGTGGATGGGCATGTCAGTTGCACTTGCATGTTCAGAG CAGACCAATCAAGTTAATCTGAGTATAGTTCCATTTGAGAGTAACTCTGAGGAAACAGAGGATGCATGTAACCATGACTTCCTGTTGAAAGATGATTTGGGCATGGTGTGCCGTATTTGTGGTCTGATCCAGCAGCGCATCGATAAAATTTTTGAGCATTCATGGAAAAAG CGCAATCAAGCGTACAGAACGTACCCAATAAAACAAAGAAACTCTAGTGATCCAGATGCAACTATGAATGCTCTAGGAACTATTTTAAGTGTTGCCCCTGATACTCTGTCAATGCACCCTCAACATTCAGAACAGATGAAACCTCACCAAGTGGAGGGTTTCAATTTCTTGATTAAGAATCTGGCAGATGAGGACAACCCAGGAGGGTGTATTCTAGCACATGCGCCTGGTTCTGGAAAGACATTTCTGCTGATTAGTTTTGTCCACAGCTTTCTGGCCAGGTACCCTGCTGGGAGACCATTGATTATGCTTCCAAAGGGTATACTGGGAACATGGAAAAGTGAATTTCTCCGTTGGCAAGTTGAGAACATTCCTTTGTATGATTTTTACTCCTCCAAAGCTAGTAGCCGACCTGAGCAGCTGAAAGTTTTGAAATTGTGGGAAGAAAGCAAAAGCATATTGCTGCTTGGCTATCAACAATTTGCACATATAATTTCTGACAACTCTTCTGATAGAGAAACCATAATGTGCAAAGAGAAGCTGCTGAGAGTCCCAAGCCTTGTAATTCTAGATGAAGGCCACACCTCGAGAAACGACCAAACAGACCTGCTCAATGCACTTGAAACTATTCGAACTCCTCGAAAAGTGGTGCTCTCAGGGACCCTGTTTCAGAACCACGTAGGTGAGGTTTTCAATATTTTGAATCTTGTGCGACCCAGATTCTTGAAGATGCAGAGATCACGTGCAATCATGAAGAGTATACTGACTAAGGTGGACATGTCAGGGATGGCTATGCGATCGAAAACCATATCAGAAAAGGTTTTCTATGAATTGATTGAGGAGAATCTTCAGAAGGATTCCAAAACTATGATGGTGATGATTATCCAGAATCTACGCAAGCTAACTGAAAATATTCTCCACTACTACCAAGGTGAGATCTTGAAGGAGCTACCTGGACTTGTGGATTTCACAGTTTTGCTAAATATGAGTAGCAAACAGGAAGATATCATCAAGGGTTTGGCAGGACTGAAAAGATTTGAAGCACATGCAAAATGCAATGCTGTTTCACTTCATCCATGCTTAAAGGATGTCAAGATTGTTGACAAGAAAAATAGAAACATCAGCAAAAGGATGATGGATTCAATTGTATGTGGAATTGATATCAGTGATGGGGTGAAGGCAAAGTTCATACACAATCTGTTGTCACTTTCAGAAGCTGCAGGAGAGAAGGTACTTGTGTTCAGCCAGTATGTTCGCTCTCTTCATTTCTTGGAAACGTTGTTCATCAAAATGAAAGGATGGAAGCCAGGAGTTAACACTTTCCTGATGGATGGCAGTTCAACTCAAGAGCAGCGAGAGCAAGCAATTGGGAGGTTTAACAACTCACCTGAAGCTAAAGTCTTCTTTGGTTCCATCAAGGCTTGCGGGGAGGGGATCTCCCTCGTTGGTGCATCCCGCATTGTTATTTTGGATGTTCATGAGAATCCTGCTGTGATGCGCCAGGCAATCGGACGGGTATTCAGACCGGGGCAGTCCAGAGTTGTGTACTGTTACCGCCTCGTTGCTTCTGGCTCATCAGAGGAGGAGGATCACCACACCGCCTTCAAGAAAGAGCGAGTGTCAAAGCTGTGGTTCGAGTGGGATGAGCTCAGCAGCAACGAGGATTTTGAGCTGGCCAAGGTTGATGTTTCAGACTGCAAGGACATGTTTCTTGAAAGCCCTGCACTACAAGAAGACATCAAATCCCTATTTAAGAG GTGA
- the LOC136506758 gene encoding protein CHROMATIN REMODELING 35-like isoform X2, with amino-acid sequence MRSKWMGRMGSAGQKRHTSSPGIQSQSNIFLNNKRLRLQFLQQVNELKAGSVTKDLKAITAKRRELFGIIERLRQVPIEQLYSSPLPKASDSRLDNFGKIGSSYSPDNVIDLDADEDNVEYHTQVNAGNTEAGSTAAVDSVDKDRVKSFGDENSSSNQNGNYIQQNPLLEHPVGHQEIIRPDNCNSSTEPQALVKQVNDGMDNDDVSAEAKKIVLFDSHSTSEQQPLMKRARGNINTNTENGLKEKGKIGRTIAKHVGSYEVSCEILQNEPQSNEGNHHDNGSPVDELDDLWMGMSVALACSETNQVNLSIVPFESNSEETEDACNHDFLLKDDLGMVCRICGLIQQRIDKIFEHSWKKRNQAYRTYPIKQRNSSDPDATMNALGTILSVAPDTLSMHPQHSEQMKPHQVEGFNFLIKNLADEDNPGGCILAHAPGSGKTFLLISFVHSFLARYPAGRPLIMLPKGILGTWKSEFLRWQVENIPLYDFYSSKASSRPEQLKVLKLWEESKSILLLGYQQFAHIISDNSSDRETIMCKEKLLRVPSLVILDEGHTSRNDQTDLLNALETIRTPRKVVLSGTLFQNHVGEVFNILNLVRPRFLKMQRSRAIMKSILTKVDMSGMAMRSKTISEKVFYELIEENLQKDSKTMMVMIIQNLRKLTENILHYYQGEILKELPGLVDFTVLLNMSSKQEDIIKGLAGLKRFEAHAKCNAVSLHPCLKDVKIVDKKNRNISKRMMDSIVCGIDISDGVKAKFIHNLLSLSEAAGEKVLVFSQYVRSLHFLETLFIKMKGWKPGVNTFLMDGSSTQEQREQAIGRFNNSPEAKVFFGSIKACGEGISLVGASRIVILDVHENPAVMRQAIGRVFRPGQSRVVYCYRLVASGSSEEEDHHTAFKKERVSKLWFEWDELSSNEDFELAKVDVSDCKDMFLESPALQEDIKSLFKR; translated from the exons ATGCGATCAAAATG GATGGGAAGGATGGGTTCTGCTGGCCAGAAAAGGCACACTAGCTCACCAGGGATCCAGTCCCAGTCAAACATCTTCCTTAATAATAAACGTCTTCGTCTTCAGTTTCTTCAGCAAGTCAATGAGTTGAAGGCTGGGAGTGTCACCAAAGATCTCAAGGCAATCACTGCCAAACGGCGTGAACTTTTTGGCATCATAGAAAGGCTACGACAAGTACCTATCGAACAGCTTTATTCCAGCCCACTGCCGAAAGCATCAGATTCAAGACTAGATAACTTTGGAAAAATTGGGAGCAGTTATAGTCCAGATAATGTTATTGACTTGGATGCAGACGAAGACAATGTTGAATATCACACCCAAGTTAATGCAGGCAACACTGAGGCTGGTTCAACAGCAGCAGTTGATTCAGTCGACAAGGACAGGGTTAAATCCTTTGGTGATGAGAATTCATCTTCTAATCAAAATGGTAATTACATCCAACAGAACCCGCTGCTTGAGCACCCTGTCGGACATCAGGAAATCATCAGGCCGGACAATTGCAATAGCAGTACTGAACCACAGGCTTTAGTTAAGCAAGTGAACGACGGCATGGACAATGACGATGTTTCTGCTGAG GCCAAAAAGATTGTTCTATTTGACAGCCACAGTACTTCTGAGCAGCAGCCATTGATGAAGCGAGCACGTGGAAACATAAACACTAATACTGAG AATGGTcttaaagagaaaggaaagattgGAAGAACCATAGCGAAACATGTTGGTTCTTACGAAGTATCTTGTGAAATTCTACAAAATGAACCACAGAGCAACGAGGGTAATCACCATGATAATGGTAGCCCGGTTGATGAGCTGGATGATCTGTGGATGGGCATGTCAGTTGCACTTGCATGTTCAGAG ACCAATCAAGTTAATCTGAGTATAGTTCCATTTGAGAGTAACTCTGAGGAAACAGAGGATGCATGTAACCATGACTTCCTGTTGAAAGATGATTTGGGCATGGTGTGCCGTATTTGTGGTCTGATCCAGCAGCGCATCGATAAAATTTTTGAGCATTCATGGAAAAAG CGCAATCAAGCGTACAGAACGTACCCAATAAAACAAAGAAACTCTAGTGATCCAGATGCAACTATGAATGCTCTAGGAACTATTTTAAGTGTTGCCCCTGATACTCTGTCAATGCACCCTCAACATTCAGAACAGATGAAACCTCACCAAGTGGAGGGTTTCAATTTCTTGATTAAGAATCTGGCAGATGAGGACAACCCAGGAGGGTGTATTCTAGCACATGCGCCTGGTTCTGGAAAGACATTTCTGCTGATTAGTTTTGTCCACAGCTTTCTGGCCAGGTACCCTGCTGGGAGACCATTGATTATGCTTCCAAAGGGTATACTGGGAACATGGAAAAGTGAATTTCTCCGTTGGCAAGTTGAGAACATTCCTTTGTATGATTTTTACTCCTCCAAAGCTAGTAGCCGACCTGAGCAGCTGAAAGTTTTGAAATTGTGGGAAGAAAGCAAAAGCATATTGCTGCTTGGCTATCAACAATTTGCACATATAATTTCTGACAACTCTTCTGATAGAGAAACCATAATGTGCAAAGAGAAGCTGCTGAGAGTCCCAAGCCTTGTAATTCTAGATGAAGGCCACACCTCGAGAAACGACCAAACAGACCTGCTCAATGCACTTGAAACTATTCGAACTCCTCGAAAAGTGGTGCTCTCAGGGACCCTGTTTCAGAACCACGTAGGTGAGGTTTTCAATATTTTGAATCTTGTGCGACCCAGATTCTTGAAGATGCAGAGATCACGTGCAATCATGAAGAGTATACTGACTAAGGTGGACATGTCAGGGATGGCTATGCGATCGAAAACCATATCAGAAAAGGTTTTCTATGAATTGATTGAGGAGAATCTTCAGAAGGATTCCAAAACTATGATGGTGATGATTATCCAGAATCTACGCAAGCTAACTGAAAATATTCTCCACTACTACCAAGGTGAGATCTTGAAGGAGCTACCTGGACTTGTGGATTTCACAGTTTTGCTAAATATGAGTAGCAAACAGGAAGATATCATCAAGGGTTTGGCAGGACTGAAAAGATTTGAAGCACATGCAAAATGCAATGCTGTTTCACTTCATCCATGCTTAAAGGATGTCAAGATTGTTGACAAGAAAAATAGAAACATCAGCAAAAGGATGATGGATTCAATTGTATGTGGAATTGATATCAGTGATGGGGTGAAGGCAAAGTTCATACACAATCTGTTGTCACTTTCAGAAGCTGCAGGAGAGAAGGTACTTGTGTTCAGCCAGTATGTTCGCTCTCTTCATTTCTTGGAAACGTTGTTCATCAAAATGAAAGGATGGAAGCCAGGAGTTAACACTTTCCTGATGGATGGCAGTTCAACTCAAGAGCAGCGAGAGCAAGCAATTGGGAGGTTTAACAACTCACCTGAAGCTAAAGTCTTCTTTGGTTCCATCAAGGCTTGCGGGGAGGGGATCTCCCTCGTTGGTGCATCCCGCATTGTTATTTTGGATGTTCATGAGAATCCTGCTGTGATGCGCCAGGCAATCGGACGGGTATTCAGACCGGGGCAGTCCAGAGTTGTGTACTGTTACCGCCTCGTTGCTTCTGGCTCATCAGAGGAGGAGGATCACCACACCGCCTTCAAGAAAGAGCGAGTGTCAAAGCTGTGGTTCGAGTGGGATGAGCTCAGCAGCAACGAGGATTTTGAGCTGGCCAAGGTTGATGTTTCAGACTGCAAGGACATGTTTCTTGAAAGCCCTGCACTACAAGAAGACATCAAATCCCTATTTAAGAG GTGA
- the LOC136468774 gene encoding uncharacterized protein, which translates to MAARGEVARDSAALAMATRTELARDSAGDELAMTGAELPMATGVELAMAVGAELAGAVCVGTELAMAAGGELARGRATLAMAARTELARALDTGADLAGAVCAGDELVGAAGAELARGRATLPASGDELSMTGAELPMATGVELAMGAGAELAGAVCVGAELARDRAALAMVAGAELARGRAALAMAARSKLAPPPWLELE; encoded by the exons ATGGCCGCCAGGGGCGAGGTCGCCCGCGACAGTGCTGCGCTCGCCATGGCCACCAGGACCGAGCTCGCCCGCGACAGTGCCGGGGACGAGCTCGCCATGACGGGGGCCGAGCTCCCCATGGCCACCGGCGTCGAGCTCGCCATGGCCGTCGGGGCCGAACTCGCTGGGGCCGTCTGCGTCGGCActgagctcgccatggccgccgggggCGAGCTCGCCCGTGGCCGTGCTACTCTCGCCATGGCCGCCAGGACCGAGCTCGCCCGCGCCTTGGACACTGGGGCTGACCTTGCTGGGGCAGTCTGTGCCGGGGACGAGCTCGTCGGGGCagccggggccgagctcgcccgcggCCGTGCTACTCTC CCTGCGTCGGGGGACGAGCTCTCCATGACCGGGGCCGAGCTCCCCATGGCCACCGGCGTCGAGCTCGCCATGGGCGCCGGGGCCGAACTCGCTGGGGCCGTCTGTGTCGGCGCTGAGCTCGCCCGCGACCGTGCTGCGCTCGCCATGGtcgccggggccgagctcgcccgcggTCGTGCTGCGCTCGCCATGGCCGCTAGGTCCAAGCTCGCCCCTCCCCCATGGCTGGAGCTCGAGTAG